The Vibrio tapetis subsp. tapetis genome segment GCTGAGAAACAAGTAGCTTTTTACGTTTATCCCGTCCCCTATACTTTGTAACTGTTCAAGTTTAGGGGACAATCATTAGCGTTCATGTCTGGATATTCCCCCAGTCAGAACTTCATATTACTTATTTATACGTTGTGAAACGGCTGCGTTTGGACGGACACGCGAATAGACTGAACACAGTGAAGACCCGAATGATGTTTTCTTAGCTTTAGAAACGAAGAAAGCTCTGAATTTTCAGTCAGGGCTTTCTAATTTGGCGAGAGTGAGGACTCACGACTGGCATTATAACCCATTGTAATTAATCAACTTACGTCAAGTCGACAATAAAAAGCATTACAATACGCATTACTTTTGGCTGGCGGTAGGGCCTTTCTACCATGTTTTTCAGCTACGCATCAATATGTGTTTTTTATATGCTTCGGGATACTTCAACAACAACCGGCCTATCTCCCAAGACCAACCTATTTCAACAATTTTTGCCGATGAGGAGATCTCGTCGCCTGTTTCAATATCAACCCAATTAAGCCCCGTAAACCTAATTCGGTTAATCAATGAGGATAGATCGACTAGAGCCTCGGGCTTTACTGAGCCTTCACCTCGAATAATAGCCTGGGCCATCGAGTGATTGCCGCCAGTAACAAGACCAACACACAGTGGCCAACAGTACTCAACACTATGATTTGTTGTTTGTTTGAAAGGACCATTCCTTAAATCTGTCCCTATAGAACCTAGGTTCCTGATAATGCGATTAGGATGCCAAGGGTTTGGTATAACAATATCACTTGAAAAGTTGAGCACTAGTGCCTCATTTTCATACTCATAATCACAGTACTCCCAATAATGGCCGTAGCGAGAGCTTGGGTAAAACAGCAATTGACCATGCTCAAAGCCCATCCCAACGTCATGATCATCACTAATATATGGCTTAAGCATCAACTCTGATTGCAGCCTTCTCCAAACTGTTTTTTGTAAATCAATTAAGCCTTCAAAATTACCTAATTCGTCCAACTCCGTAGCGCGCCTGATTAGGTTTTGAAAGTCTAGAGGAACTTCATCTTTTCTAGTTCGTTTGCTAAACACCAAAAACCTCCGTGGGTTAACTATACTGATCCATCAAGTAAACGGCCTTAAGCCTTAATTGAAGCGTGATATTCTTCGGTTGTAATATCCAATTGATGCACTACTTAAAGAGAAAAAGCCCACCAGAAATACAACGAACCATCTGTAACGTAGGTATCTATCGATTGCCGAATAGACGTCGACTGGTATCGGGCTATTCCATGCCAAACCAAAGCTAATAATACTGCAGAAAAATAACAAACAAGATAAAACGATTCCTAACTTTACCTTCCAATCACAAAGCTCAAAATACATAACCAACCCCCGTTATCAATCCTTGTCATACAGCTGAAAACACCAAGCCCACTCAGCTTGAAT includes the following:
- a CDS encoding DUF6710 family protein: MFSKRTRKDEVPLDFQNLIRRATELDELGNFEGLIDLQKTVWRRLQSELMLKPYISDDHDVGMGFEHGQLLFYPSSRYGHYWEYCDYEYENEALVLNFSSDIVIPNPWHPNRIIRNLGSIGTDLRNGPFKQTTNHSVEYCWPLCVGLVTGGNHSMAQAIIRGEGSVKPEALVDLSSLINRIRFTGLNWVDIETGDEISSSAKIVEIGWSWEIGRLLLKYPEAYKKHILMRS